In Geobacter sp., the genomic stretch GGCGACCGGAGAACCAGATGGAGGAAGCGATCACCAGCACTGCCGTCGTCGCCAGCCCTCCTGTCGTGACCCAGCGGGGGATGAAGAAGGAGGGAAACCACCGCTTCTCCGCAACGCCCACCGCATGCCGGCGCGCATGTGCCAGCCGCGCCAGGACTCCCGGTTCGAGCCGCTCTGCCGCGGCATCCAGCTCCCGTACCAGACGTTCAGGGATCTTTTCGTTGTCCAATCGCTCTCCACGCATCACTGATACTCCTCCAGAACGTTGCGCAGGGCCGTGACGGCCCTAAAGTAATGGGTCTTGACACTCCCTCCCGAACAGCCCATGGCTGCCGCCGTTTCCGCCACATCCAGTCCTTCCCATGCCCGCAGCAGAAAGGCCTGTTGCTGGCGAAGCGGCAGTCCGCGAATCGCCTTGTCCAGCTTCACCCCCAGTTCCCGGTTCAACAGGAGCGAGGCAGGTGTTGTCCCGATGGGATCGGCCACCTTCTCCAGCGGGCATTCCTCCTCCTCGCCATCTTTGGACCCGAAACCGAACCAGATGCGCAGGCGGTTGCGCACCAGGCTGC encodes the following:
- a CDS encoding DUF3619 family protein; the encoded protein is MRGERLDNEKIPERLVRELDAAAERLEPGVLARLAHARRHAVGVAEKRWFPSFFIPRWVTTGGLATTAVLVIASSIWFSGRQEKPATLPGDDLEIVSTQDHLDMYEDLDFYLWLAEKGQKHD
- a CDS encoding RNA polymerase sigma factor codes for the protein MPYREFPLAASVELNRFLADVERRAYRMAYLATGNQDDALDIVQDAMLDFVRRYTKKPENEWPPLFHRVLQSRITDWHRRSLVRNRLRIWFGFGSKDGEEEECPLEKVADPIGTTPASLLLNRELGVKLDKAIRGLPLRQQQAFLLRAWEGLDVAETAAAMGCSGGSVKTHYFRAVTALRNVLEEYQ